The genomic stretch TATAAGAAGAGGTGGGGAGGGATGGGGATATGTGGTCAGGAACAGGACGGGTGGGAGGAGATGGGGCTTCTAGGAGGCTCCATGGCTCCTTGGAGAGTTCACCTCAATGAACGATCAGAGCTCCAGCAGCGTAACTCACAGAGCTGTCCGACCAGTTTCGGCACTGGCTTGACTGCGCATAGTTTAGGAAAGAGAAGTTCATGTCTATGCCGTTCTTTTTCAGTTCCGCCACGGCCTGGTGGAATGAGGAGAATCATTGGAGAGTCAACACTAAAGAGATCTTTAATGGTAATCTTAAAAGCTTCATGATGAAAGACTAGAAAGCTGGCAAGACATTAGTTAGGGGGAAAAATGACTTTAATAAAAGCTCTGCGACAGTTAAGTGCTAGACTAATTACCATGCTTATGGACTAGCCATTATTCGCATTACTTTGCTTCTGCTTTGAGTCAACAATGGTTtgctaaataataaaatgtcctGGGGGAAATTCATGAAGCCGTTCATATGAATCATTCATTAGATACTTACATTTAGAAGAACGCCGATGGGATGGCGACCACAAATAGTATTATGATATTTCTTCAAATAATTGCTAAAGGAGATGGGGTCCAATTGTTCTATAATTCCCattccctaaaaaaaaaaaaaaaaaaagaaatgtacatGCATATATTTCACTGATATCAACAAAACATTGTCATTACCGCCATTAATAATgtggtaatttttatttatgacTCTCTAACGATGAAATTTTGCATTAGACATCTGCTGTAGTTTAATTGCACAACACAACATCatgatataaaatattcaaCTTTCAAAAAACAAGATGAATTTTCAGTTACACAGTAATGAATGGACATTTCCTGGAAGGAGCTCCAGATCAAACGAGATCTTTGTCCAGTAAATTACCCTACCGAGGCAAAAGTACTTTGCCCAGTTGGTAGGCCTTTAATGAGGTTTGGGTTGCTAAGAACATCTGCTATTTGACAGACTGTCATGAGTGGAAAGTATTAAAGTCAGCCTTTGAATCACCGACTTCCACGTCAAAGTAACCATAACGATGACTCTGTAGCTTGGAGAAAAATTcctcacctttttttttctagaacCACCAATAGGATTAGCACATTGCAGAATGGGCCAGAAAGCAGAATGGGCCACTTGCATGTAAACCTCATATGTCAGACATTAAGTGTGTTACCAGAAGGAAAGGGCATAGAAATAGGTTTACCATTTTGTCAAGGTGCTCAATAGATCTGTAGATCTCTCCTTGACTTTCATCGTAGTAGGTATAACGGAAACGTTGACCTGCAGAAAAGACGAAAAAAGttcaaattaatcatttgaatcattaataaaaaaaaatagaaatctcAATCGGGTATATTTGTACGAGTTCCCACCTATGTAGAGTATTTCAAAACACTCACTTACGAGGTTTATTTCCGTTTGGATGCTGCCAAGTCTATGTAGGAAGCAGGCAGCTTGTGTTTCTGGCACGTCCAGCACATTGACGGAGAACTAGAGTGGAGAGAATGTCTGTGCTCCCGAGACGATGTGGCTATGAAATTAAAGCGTGCATATCTTCCTTACCAGATTCATGCTGCTTTCGTTATCATTAATTTGAGCGACACTTGATTTAGGGCGGTTCGCAAGAATTTTGCCTTGAACAAATGAGCACAGACCATCTCAGATGCTTGTGGTGTTGTTGCTTTTAACATGTTTTGTGCTtttgatttacattttaatttttgcataattccaaatacatttaattataaaagTTTGGTATACCAAACCAATGTCAGGTCTTTACTCTCCGCGTTTGTGATTATTGGAAtatacactgcccagccaaaaaaaagtaactgtttggatttaaatagacaaatacttaaagggatagtttacccaaaaatgaaaattatcccatgattttctcaccctcaagccatcctaggagtATATATctatcttctttctgatgaacacaatcagagatatatttaaaaaatatccttaatcctccaaggtttataatggttgtgaagacaaaaaaaaaaaaaatgcatccattcataaaaaaaataaatccatatgactccagggggttaataaaggccttctgaagtgaatcgatgtgtttgtgtaagacaaatatccttatttaaaactttatagagAAGATTTTTGTGTGCGCGCTTCGGATGAGTGCATATTCAGACTGCGCGCAAATATCAAgctctctttcaagtcttgagCTTGAAcatacaaattcacacaaaaattatgtcaacatgcctgTCTTGGCAAGAATCCTAgcaaacatagtaggttatgtcttaagtgaacggtCAAGAAAGACAACGCATGTGTTATCAGTATCAGTGCACTGgattatgtcttaaagtgacagcagcctaatattcctgctgtctgtgtttttcatgttattaatcaaacaacaaaagacaagaaaatcactcactgctcttgactgaatagctttcgtaactttaataatgattaatctattTAATTTCTACAGTGAATATTATAtgtaatgttgttttacattacTTCAATCAATTTCTgcacctgaaaactactgttagatacctgaaaaacccGAAAAgcagtgtgtattttatttgtatctttgctctattgtatttatttgtgctgttgcttgtagtttgattattggttcttattttccttattttaatttgacagtagtccttttttccctgaacatagcacatacagTACCGAACCTTATGgaaaccgtgaccctaaaaccgtgtTAAAAACCGAAACTTGAGTAATTTGAACCGTTACACCCtacttcctacatggttgtttaagaaatgaaaagctgcaCATTCCATCAATTAGACTTAAAAGAACTGTTCcaaaacatataacatataatcacagcaataatgatccagtcatacactcttaagtatttgcctatttaaatccaaacagtgacagttttttttttttttggccaggcagcatttcaaaattgattttatatttctatatttttattctCTAAGGCCTTGGCAATTGTATAAATTTTGTGTTAAGTGCTGTTTTTTATGATATGCATAAACATGCACATGTATTACGGTTTCAAAATTGATGTGTACAATTTAAGTTTGCTACCAAAGTCATTTGACTAATCGACACAGACCCAATGCGCTGACCTGTGCCAGAACTAAATGACTATTTGGTCATTTCGTTTACAAACCCTAGAAGATTTACTGCTAAATAGATGATAGCATCTTGTCAGCAGTACATTTAATTTCAACAAACAGGAAATTCTTAACAGATTACTGACTGTAATTGATATTGACTAGTTTCCGTTTGTTTGACAGTTGAAAAATTAAAGTGTGTGAGTGGACACAAACCCCAGTGGCAAAAGTCAGAGGAGATGATGAAGAGATTGGAGGGGTCAGCCAGGTATTTGCTTAGCAGCTTGCCATATTCCTGCTCTTTAGATTCACTCAGAGCTCCCACCAGCACAGGGACGATGCTGAACTCATCTTTATGGCTGTTTTTGAGAAACAAAGCACAGCAGAAAATTATTTGTCAAGTCCCAGATGGAGATTTGACATTtgcatgtttattaatattcatttgcCAATGAGTTTTGGATCACTCATTAAAACACTGTGGCCATATCAAATCAATAGCTCTGAAAGGGTTTTCAGTTACCCAGATTTCTGAGGTGTGAGAGTATAATGTGGGGTATCTGAAAAATATTACAGTTGCTCAGCAACTAATTGCTctgcttcagaaaaaaaatacccAAATGTCTAATCAAACAAATTGAGGGGATGTTAACTTTCCTATGCCCACATACTGTAATGTTTTAATGGCATAATAGAAGCGGTTGGTGGCTTctgcattaataataaaaaagtcacacacacaaaaaaaaacaacagaacatCCATCACTGCAAACTAATTAGAGGCACAGCACTATGTAAACAGATCCTGACAACATAATTAGTGAATCTGGCAGAGATGAATGAGCATTAGAGTGGGGCTATGGGTCAATAATGCTGCTCATGGCTTCTGCATAGAGATGCAGTGAAACCTTCACTctctttacatttacatttagtctcTGGGGAGATTCTGTCCTTCACGAGAACGTGTATGTCTTGTAGGGAGACTTTAGCAGGTAGCCAAATATAGAAACCAAGGTACTTGGAGGAAACCACAAAGAGCTATAACATATATCACACATTTTGCAATACCACAACATTGACACAAATGTTAAAAAGCAAAGGGTGAGACTTTGCATGTAAAACCTATGATTATGTTAAACGTGTAAATATGTCCAGTACCGCTAATATTCTTGGTTCCTTCAAAGAAATCACtcacatttgtgcttttttcctgGATAAAAGTTATATACACTACCAAAAATTTAAAgcggtcatgacatgagaaatcaaatgaCATATAagaagaggtctttgtaccattaaaacatcatcttcattataaaaaaagcatttatgtaACCAAGCTCCAAAATTgatatacatttgcatatgaatCCCTCTAAAGCAAGACATCAACAAATAGTTATAAATCATCGCACCATAGGTCCTGCCCACTGGCGTTCAGTCACTTAAaatcagcatgaaatggaagttgtgatagtcttttcatCCCTATTGacgtacagtcaaaccaaaaattattcagacatttttactagtgggtgcaggacactatagttcatttatgtaagtgaggatagcaaaataaactgtgagATATTAGACCCATAACTTCTTCATACGgtgactaccagtaaaactgataaaaatttggaaccaaaaattattcagacactttgacctgaccatgttttacttaagtgttatctgacataattaagattatttttttctgacacagtttaactctgagatcttgtcatattttattaccattttttaaactacagtAAATATGCTGTATAATACTGTATAAATGAaatcaaggtgtctgaataaattttggtttaaatgtatatctgagtgaaattaCTTCtggaacgaaaaaaaaaaaatgtagggcgaacaagaaaaaaaaagtttgacaatcatgtatatatgtatattttaattgtatctTGTCCTCCCAGAATCTGATGTATTCAAGGGTTAGTTTATGTTGTTCCAAGCCTGTATGACTGAccttcttcagtggaacacaaaagaagatattttaaagaatgttcaaCTGCTTTTATCCATATAATTAAAGTCAATAGGTTTCAAAACGACACAGTGAAACGCCAGTgactttgtgttccacagaagaaagaaatgcattcaGGTTTGTCATCAGGGTGAGTAatggatgacagaatttttttggggggggaggGTGAAAAAGATGTTCAGTGAAGATGTTCAGTGTCTGGTTGTTACCTCTCCATGGCTTTAGCGGTATAAGGCAGGTGCATCTCAATGCTGTGTTCATCTTCGTCTGTCTGCAGACTCATCCTCTCAAACATGCCCGTTTTCCACAGATCAGCGTAAACTGTGTGAGAAAGAAACGAGGGGATTTAAAGCTCTTGTGTTTTCAATCATTGAGGAGTTACAAACAGAAAAGGCAATTTATGATAATTACACAAACCCTTATTAACATGAACACCATCAAATAAAAGATTATCGCTCATATTTCTATGTTGCACATTTGCGACGTTTATAGCCAAAGACAACAGCTATTAGCAAACTATTGTGTAATAACAAATATAGCCATATACAAGTTGAAAATGTTGCCAACTCTTCTGCAAAGCTCAGTTTCAGAGCAAATGAGCTAGAAGTAAAAACAATCTGGGTGAACACCTTTCTGTGCATTGTTATTCAATCAGCATTTAATCCTGCGGGAGTGTGCAGGGAGGAAATGAGATTCCTTACCCTTCTGGTCGATCCTCAGGTCATACAGTGGCGTTCTGTAGACCTCGGCGGGGGAGAGGGCACAGCGAGACAGCGGCACATGGTGAGAGGGGCCAAGAATGAACACCCTCCGACTGATGAATAAGAGAGTGCTGCGGTTACCTCTCTCCCCACGGCAAACTTAACATTACGGCTACTTCAAGAGAATTTAAACAAGCTCTG from Ctenopharyngodon idella isolate HZGC_01 chromosome 13, HZGC01, whole genome shotgun sequence encodes the following:
- the memo1 gene encoding protein MEMO1 gives rise to the protein MSNRMVCREASHAGSWYTASGSQLNAQLEGWLSQAQSTAGPARAIIAPHAGYTYCGACAAHAYKQVDPSITRRVFILGPSHHVPLSRCALSPAEVYRTPLYDLRIDQKVYADLWKTGMFERMSLQTDEDEHSIEMHLPYTAKAMESHKDEFSIVPVLVGALSESKEQEYGKLLSKYLADPSNLFIISSDFCHWGQRFRYTYYDESQGEIYRSIEHLDKMGMGIIEQLDPISFSNYLKKYHNTICGRHPIGVLLNAVAELKKNGIDMNFSFLNYAQSSQCRNWSDSSVSYAAGALIVH